From a region of the Odontesthes bonariensis isolate fOdoBon6 chromosome 2, fOdoBon6.hap1, whole genome shotgun sequence genome:
- the rtkn2 gene encoding rhotekin-2, whose translation MDDPRDVQTSKRSGSSRSLLSAGSAVAMEIKRKKIRQSTLFLETENANLQEKLGFEMRMREGAYKLLLACSKREQVLNTSKNLLTCNARIKAYLTQLQRKKEEKDTMGGLRGLADPVSDGRVPCHGTVAMSGLRIPLLWRDSDHFNNRGSSRRVAVFCLMQIGSEVFDTEMVVVDRSVTDICFEGVTIFKEVVPQFELKVELWSCAVEEELTLANTPKKFAKKLRNSLGKTSAKKLCSLLDTPDPDTFLQNNPIPSGAKYSLLAYTTLGLPEAEGSFQSHSLIVLQGAEWSSWLPLYGNLCCRVVAQPACMTQSMMTGYLSQKQSVEGMSRSCRLYCVLRAGFLSCYFTPEEIDAKVQPTLSVPINKETRIRLMEKESAGQKSRSLSISNPSPDGSQTAVFTADTRDELEDWLDALYQHLYDQNQWLQCCHQLMKIEVASPRKPSLFLTKQADSVYNDLSINSPGKFESITDIIHSKIEETDGRFLIGHEEKREAPNWSTLFDGSHSVMVEKSVLSMSKTPTPCSTPNTSSTPLSNKKRRAPPPPPDKEPYAPPARPARPPLPASIHHQPPLSYLEKENSGACISRPATRSKTGRPSLDAKFSAIIQQLQRNSAGGATALSRKNAPLGVLDLHPQGQPQPQPPLQQLDYQNHHTQSPEVSADHGFVRACNGPGPVPAPRIKLRKSFRERMNLKAL comes from the exons ATGGACGACCCGCGGGACGTTCAAACTTCCAAACGAAGTGGCAGCTCCAGGTCATTGTTATCGGCCGGTTCTGCGGTGGCTATGGAGATTAAACGGAAGAAAATACGACAGAGTACCTTATTCCTGGAAACAGAG AACGCCAACTTACAGGAGAAGCTCGGCTTCGAGATGCGAATGCGAGAGGGGGCCTACAAGCTGCTGCTCGCTTGCAGTAAGAGAGAACAGGTTCTTAACACTTCCAAGAACCTGCTGACCTGCAATGCCAGGATCAAGGCTTATCTCACGCAGCTGCAGAGGAAAAAAGAGGAGAAGGACACGATGGGAGGCCTCAGAGG ACTCGCAGATCCTGTTTCAGATGGTCGTGTGCCCTGTCATGGCACCGTTGCCATGTCCG GGCTGCGCATTCCTTTGCTGTGGAGGGATTCAGACCACTTTAATAACAGAGgga GCTCTCGCCGGGTGGCGGTGTTCTGTCTGATGCAGATTGGCTCAGAGGTGTTTGACACAGAGATGGTTGTGGTGGACAGATCCGTCACTGACATCTGCTTTGAAGGAGTCACCATCTT TAAAGAGGTAGTTCCTCAGTTTGAACTGAAGGTGGAGCTGTGGAGCTGTGCCGTGGAGGAGGAGCTCACTTTAGCAAACACGCCAAAGAAATTTGCAAAGAAGCTCCGTAACTCCCTTGGAAAAACCTCTGCAAAGAAGCTCTGCTCCCTGCTGGACACTCCAGACCCTGACACCTTCCTGCAGAACAACCCAATACCCTC AGGAGCCAAATACAGCCTGCTGGCCTACACAACTCTGGGTCTGCCCGAGGCTGAAGGCAGCTTCCAGTCTCACTCCCTCATTGTCCTCCAAGGCG CTGAGTGGTCATCTTGGCTTCCTCTTTATGGCAACCTCTGCTGTCGGGTGGTAGCACAGCCAGCTTGTATGACACAGAGCATGATGACTGGCTACTTGAGTCAGAAG CAAAGCGTGGAGGGGATGAGCCGCAGCTGCAGGCTTTACTGCGTGCTGAGAGCCGGCTTTTTGTCCTGTTACTTCACCCCGGAAGAAATCGACGCTAAAGTCCAACCCACCCTCAGCGTGCCCATCAATAAG GAAACTCGAATACGTTTAATGGAGAAAGAGTCAGCAGGCCAAAAATCCAGAAGTTTGTCCATCAGCAACCCTTCACCAGATGGATCTCAGACTGCTGTCTTCACCGCGGACACCAGGGATGAGCTGGAGGACTGGCTGGATGCCCTCTACCAGCACCTCTATGATCAGA ACCAGTGGCTGCAATGCTGCCACCAGCTAATGAAGATTGAGGTCGCTTCACCACGAAAACCATCACTCTTCCTCACCAAGCAGGCTGACTCTGTGTACAACGACCTCA GTATAAATTCACCTGGCAAGTTTGAGAGCATTACAGATATCATCCACAGCAAAATAGAGGAAACAGATGGCCGCTTCCTTATTGGCCACGAAGAGAAGAGGGAGGCACCTAATTGGTCAACTCTCTTTGATGGTTCCCATTCAGTGATGGTGGAGAAGAGTGTTTTGTCCATGAGCAAAACCCCCACTCCTTGTTCAACCCCCAACACCAGCTCTACACCCCTGAGCAACAAGAAGCGACGtgctccaccacctccaccgGATAAAGAGCCGTATGCGCCCCCTGCCCGTCCAGCCAGACCCCCCCTCCCTGCTTCAATTCATCATCAACCTCCTCTCTCATACCTGGAGAAGGAAAACTCTGGCGCTTGCATTTCACGCCCAGCCACAAGGTCCAAAACGGGCAGACCATCTCTGGATGCCAAGTTTTCTGCCATCATTCAGCAGCTCCAACGGAACAGTGCTGGAGGCGCCACAGCCCTCAGCCGGAAAAATGCTCCACTGGGCGTCCTCGATCTTCACCCACAGggtcagcctcagcctcagcctcctCTTCAGCAGCTCGACTACCAGAACCACCACACCCAGAGCCCTGAAGTCTCAGCTGATCATGGCTTTGTCAGAGCCTGCAACGGTCCTGGTCCTGTTCCTGCACCACGCATCAAACTCAGGAAGTCTTTCAGAGAGAGGATGAACCTCAAAGCACTGTAA